One window of the Diospyros lotus cultivar Yz01 chromosome 12, ASM1463336v1, whole genome shotgun sequence genome contains the following:
- the LOC127787173 gene encoding RING-H2 finger protein ATL8-like translates to MLGSGMNLITTIIGFGMSVTFILFVCTRLICGRLRRADESRRMFEIDLEQPQHQNTGLEPAVVAAIPTVKFNREVCSSLEAAQCTICLGEYQEKEVLRIMPKCGHNFHLSCIDVWLKKHSTCPVCRLPLQGSFEAKRVRPAALSGIYSSVESPEILTEHSPQWLLPSAEHSEGSSGQQGHIASISGNREFSPEEAETRQRQRQSYVCS, encoded by the exons ATGCTTGGCTCAGGGATGAACTTGATTACTACAATTATAGGGTTCGGGATGAGTGTCACTTTCATTTTGTTTGTCTGCACCAGACTGATCTGTGGGAGGCTCCGGCGGGCCGACGAATCCAGGAGGATGTTTGAGATTGATCTTGAACAG CCACAACATCAGAATACTGGCCTTGAACCAGCTGTTGTTGCTGCAATTCCTACGGTGAAGTTCAACCGTGAGGTTTGCAGTTCTCTGGAAGCTGCACA GTGCACAATATGTTTGGGAGAATATCAAGAGAAAGAAGTATTGAGGATCATGCCTAAATGTGGCCACAATTTTCATCTCTCTTGCATTGATGTATGGCTAAAGAAACACTCTACCTGTCCAGTTTGCCGACTGCCCTTACAGGGCTCCTTTGAAGCAAAACGTGTAAGACCGGCAGCACTTTCTGGGATATACAGCTCTGTCGAGAGCCCAGAGATTTTAACTGAGCATTCTCCGCAATGGCTGCTACCCAGTGCTGAGCATTCAGAAGGGAGTAGTGGTCAGCAAGGGCACATTGCATCCATAAGTGGAAACCGAGAATTCAGTCCTGAAGAAGCAGAGACAAGACAACGACAGAGGCAAAGCTATGTGTGTTCCTAG